The DNA window aaatgcttaagtAAATCAATGAAACCCACATTTCCACAGGAAATGGTGAAAAACAGGAACTTTTTGGTCATTTCATGGTTCATCTGTTACTTACCTTGTAGTACACCAGGTCATGGGTGCTGTCTTTGACCTGAATTATGCTTCTCCATCGGGTCTTTGCGGGGCCCACATACAtaatccaatctcattgtacatcctgtataatgacaataaaggcattctattctattctattctataactggaaatcccctctgaaccctacggGGTAATCAATCCTTGCAGGCTGTGTCGACTCGTGTATAGTTGCATTTTTCgagaggtgcacatcaggttagGTCGTAGGGTTCAGAGGGAATTTCTGGTTATGCAAAAACCAGAGGTCCACATCGGGCCTTAGTAAGAAAAGCAAGTCAAGAGTAAAAAGTGTATATCCTTCCTTTtgcaatttttacatttttccagaGTCATACAGCGGGCCAAATTGGACCCTTTGGTTGGCTGGTTCTGGGCCTTGAGCCATAAGTttgattaagatagtgtttattcgtcacatgcacagttatacacagtacaatgcacagtgaaatgtaataGCTAATAGTTAAAAATAGCCCAATGTTAGCTTAAACATTTTTGGTGAAATCCAGTGACCAACAGTGATTAATTTAACAAACCTTACTGACCCTCTGacacttattattattttgattttaattagtttttctcTGCCCTCTGtcagttgggataggctccagcccccccgcgaccctgaacaggataagcagaagagaatggatggatggatggatggatggatggatggatggatggatggatagtttttCTCCAAAGTTAACTCCATGGATGCGACCTCGGGGAAGATGCAGCAAAAATTTGAAAATGAGATTCAGAGCTGACCCTCTGTGACCTTTTATAACACCGGCCAACATctattcagaagttgcctgctTCTGATATAAAAGCAGccatttaatatgtgcattgttatacatacatttactttGCCTTACTACAGATTTTCTCCTACTAGTCGGGTCAAATTTTGGAAGTATTCTGGCTGAAGACCAATGCAATCCTTGTTTGTGATGCAAAAAACCCATAAGAAAGTTAAATCAACCACACAATGATTTTCTGTTTAGATATTAAAGTCTAGCCTCAGTCATTTTGAGGACCAGATAAAATATAGTGCACAGTATCTGCAGTAAACTTGCTGATTTATATTAGAAATGTTGTCCTGTATTGGTTCCTTTATTAGAAGAGCTAAATTTCACTGAGCTTACATCACCACCGGGTGTATGAATCACTCGAGGTATTGGCtcgaaaaaaatccagcagtgCCAGATTTCATGGGAGATGACAAGCTCAGAGATAACAGTTCAACAGGCCACAACGTCCCCAGGGGCATATTGGGCAACGGCTCCACTATCTTCAATCTGAAGCTTATTTTGCGGTGACAacacagcataaaaaaataGATCCAAGGGAGACCTATCGCTGCTTTAAATCCCTCCGTGCTCAGGCAGGTGCATTCCTTTTAAATCACTGTTTCTTTGTTGGCAGATATAACCGTGCATCACTGCAAGCTGTGCAACAAAAAGAGTGACCGTAAACTGCAGCGTGCAAGACATAACCTGACtttcaaagcagcagcagcactagcAGAATAGGTGGTTTCTGCTGGAGGGGAGAGGTGCTGCTGCATGTTTTGGTTCTTCACTCTGAAGGTGAGCACAAGAGCCAAAACACACCTGATTTAATTATACATGAGGACAAACACAAGTGAGCAACCCCAGAGTGCCGAGCATGGGAGTGAATCTGCTGCAAGCTCACCAAAGCTTCAGTGATCGTCTGAgaaaatatttcatgtttattCTGTCAGGATGAGAAGGCAGTGAAAGTGTTTGTATCATGAAAAATGTCTCCTGGGATTTATGTTAACTGAGTAACTGAAGAGGAACAGGAGAGCTTTACCTGCATTTTCGTCCATTCATGGCTCATTCTCTCCAAGCACCTGgatttactgcagatttgtgaTGCCTAATGGCGCTGTGGATAAAGCTTGGCCTAATTGTAATATTCATAATCTGCTAATTCCACATGTTTGACTCTCCCAAAGAGGGAAGAGCACAGAGTAGATGGAGATTTCTGGCCAATCTAGACATCGATTCATTCGCTTTTCCCACCGTTTGTCTCGCTGTGCAGGTTGGCCAAGCGTATCTGAGGAAGCCTGGCATGTGACAGGAAGCTGAGCAGAGGGCTTCTGTTATGCTTGGAGAGAGGGATTCTTCATCCTCCTCACCCTCGAGGAGTGTCATTCCCAATCTGAATGAATTCCCAAGGCCAGGAAAGGTCAGGAAAGAACAGCCACCCCCTCATCTACCAAAACCTAAATGGAGAAAACGGCTCATCCAGTCCTGCTGGAGGGGATGACACTGGATCGCACCATGTTTGTATCACTTATTCTGGCCAAGAATGACCTGCAAATTATTACTGTAAAGGATatttaaacaataataaaaataaattccttTTGTCAGAACTAAATGGGATTTTATGGTCTTTAAAAGAGGGAATTATTATGGTTCTTGGCAGGGTTAATGAGCAGAACTCATGTGGCGAATGAGCAGACACTGCCTCCTAGTGGTAAAAGGAAGCTGGTGCATTTGGGCAAACAAAACACCAATTTTATACACTGCTTTAGCATTCATGGTTCATTTCACTGAGACaatcaaaatgtgatttaagtgcaGACTTTTACCCTTAATTCAATGTTTAATAATACTTTtgcattacagccatttttatacagtccCTGATTTTCTGAAAATCACTGAATGCTGTTTCTCCTCCTgcagatgctctgccaggccttcagttctgtatttaataactgaaaagctgctctgttgggCTGAGATCATGCAACTCTAGATTATCCTGTATCTTGGCCCTTGAGAAACTCCTGGGTTGCTTTTGCGgtttgttttgggtcattattcgCCCTGTGAAGCGAGCAGCAGAGTACAGCCCTGAACGCttcacagttcatcctgctgcttctatcagcagtcacaccaTCAGTAAACACCGGCGACCCGGTTCCTCCAGAAGCCATAAATACCCATCCTTTACATTAGGAGCAGTTTCTCTCCTCCATCATCCGGATACAAGTCCATCTCCCCAAAGAATTATTTTTCACAACTGTACAGACTCTTTTAGAGGTTTTCTGGCCAAGTCTAATCTGGTCTTCTCGAGTGTAACCAGCGGTTTGCACCTTATTATAAGTTCTCTGCATTTCCATTCATGGAGGCGTCTCCTGATTGTAGAGCTCGACTGTGATACGCCTACAACCTCGAGTGTTCTTGTTGGATGTTGTGAAGCTGTTTGtgaaccatggaaataattctgtgatCCttcagctgagcactcaaaaatgtATCAGGCTCTTAATTTGGCCCCTCCTGAAGTTTTCCCTCTCGGATGGATTCAGGTCTGTTTGGACCTCATAGTAAGAATTCCAGTGACCAGCTCCCAAATGCCAGTTCAAGAcctggaatcagctccagatctTTTATGGGCTTAATTTGTCATGAAGTAATAAGGAAACAGGCCTCACCTGCCCTTCAGTCTAATAACATCTGAGCCTCTGAAAACAGGGGACTGTGTGTAAAAGTGTAATTcccaaacagttaatgcaaattttttattaaaccccttaaattaaagctcaaagtctgcacttcaatcacatttgtttgatttaaaatccactggaaacctgtcattgtccaaatactcaTTATGCAGACTGCCATGACTTTAAGAGGATGAAAGTGATCCAGCTGTTctgcacttttaaaaacctGGATGGACCCCaacagtgtttttaaatgaacctGAAGAGCACCGCAGCGTCGAGGTTTAATATTTTAAGAATGTGAAGATCGAAGGAAACTGAATCAAATCAAAGCAATCGAGTTGGTTTAATCTCTGCAAACATTAAATTAACAGCACCAAGAAGAGAGACGTCagtctgcaagaaaaaaaaagtttatttcttGTAAACCTCACAGAGCGAGAGCGCAGCCAAGGCCAGGcctggaggaggggggggggcgaACTGtgggcaaagaaaacaaaacaaacctgtTCTTCCCACAATCAGCTGAGCCAACAACCGACTAAACTGTAAAACTTCACAACATTTTCCAGAAGCCAATGACAGCGATGTGAGCgagtgagaaaagaaaaaaaaaaagcgtctCCGTACAAAGTAAAGGCGAAAACCACACGCGCGACAACGACGGTGAAACCGCATCAGACTCGAGAACGTTTTTCTCTCCCTGCAGGAAAAACGAGGAGCGGAaacaggaggaaagaaaaaccAGCCACTCGCCCCGCGATGCAAATACTGCGACATTCACAAAACTACTAGTCCCTTTACTGTTAGCTGTACACCCTCTGATACCCCACAGGTGACCTCAGGTGACCCTAAACCCCTGAACAGAAACCTCCATGCTCTGACACTCACCCCGTGAGCCAATGTATCTGCAGTACATTCTCGAACACAGGCGTTCACGCAAACCGAAGTGGaagattaattaaattaattcaacTGTGACATTAAagttagcttcttttttttttttttacattgcacAGTTTTCCCtttcaaacagcagcatgtgCGCTCCACAATGACAAAACTAAAGAGGCGGGGcttcttctgattggatgtcaacAAACTGATGCGAGAATAAATTAAAAGTATTGAATATGTTGCTGTCAAACATAGAGTGATTTTATCATAAGGCTGCTCTTCAGAGTGCAATGACCAACAAATCAGTGTTTTTAGTCCCACTAAACTGATCCCTCCAGCTTAGCCAGATGCTTCAAACTTATTCAGAAGGTTTGGGCTTCATCTCATTAAAGTCATGTCCTCAACTCAAGGCACTGTGATCATGACTCGGGATGGAGGATTATGCAGAGCGGTGGGAAGCTCTACAGACTTCTCTTTCTGCAACCAGGCATGGGAATTGGGTGGTGGCGGGGGGGCTGTCAGCTGAAGATGACAGAAAACCAGCAGCGAACCCCCAAAGCAGCTCAGAGTAGGGTCAGATTTGGTGTCCCAactgtgattttatttcttaaataaGAGGCTGGGGTTGTGTCACGAGTGCACCACATTCCTCTGATGCTATCTCGGGagaacagctgttaaaataaATTGGGATTACAAGTCAGGCTGTGGAATAGACGAGGACTGTGTTCCAATTTGCGGAGGGAACGATAAACCCAAAAATTCAGACTCCGCGGGAGATGAGCAGCGAGAGCGGTCCTCGATTCTGTGAGGTTTCACTAGACActtaagagaaagaaaaactgggGCTTCCTAGCTGACGCGGGATTTTTAagttttgggttgttttttttttttaagttttcttttgttttaactACAACAAATACAGTCGCACAATACAACATCCTTCTGACCTGGCAAGGAGAAAACCGGgaaggggggagaaaaaaaaaaagcccgtCAGGCTCTCAGCCCCGAGGACACGGACCTGCAGGAGGAGTGAAAATAACAGAAGGATGAatggcgggggggggggacgAAGCGTTCACTTTTTGAGAGGCTGGTAAACGGAGGCGTTGGGGTCCAGGCTGGAGGGATTGGTGTCCATGAACTTTGAGGAGTAGTGGGGGGCCACGGGGGTCATGCTGCTGGTGTCGGCTGTGTAGGAGATACTGGGCATGACGGCCATCACTTCGGCTATCTTCTGCTTCAGGTCTTTGATCTCCTGGTCCTTCTGCAGGATCTGACCTGAAAACAGATTTCACAAAGTCAGTCTGGgacattagaaaaaaatagaattaaTAAAAACCTGAATATCTGTGAAGACGGTGATGTTTTGTGAACCTTGTGCAATCTCCAGCTGCCTCTTGGCGTCTCCGAGCGCAGAGAAGAGGTCCAGTTTGATCCTGGTCTCTGCACTCAGGCTGTTCTCCAGGTGCTGCGTCTTGTCCTGCATGGCTGACAGCGCTGACATCAGCACCTCTgtgtctttttcattttctttatatttatgaaGCTCCTAGAAGACAGAAACAGCGATGTCAGAAGGAGAGGGCTGCTTTGCTCCGGTCGGATAACTGGGCTGGGTACCAAAAGCACCAAACAGCTGATCCGAGCAGAAGCTCCGCCCAAAatagtcaataaaaaaaaaaactacacacatAACAAATTTTAGAGGATCttcatgttttgtttatgtGAAAGATAAAAACATTGAGCAATATGCTGGATTAGCAGGTTTCTGTATCAGTTAGTCAGGCTCTACATTACAAAAGTTAATGTAGAGCAACGAGCTGCCAGAGCTTCTTCTCTAATTTTATGCAtgcattattaaaatgatcaaagtttttatttattacagttcAGGACCAAAGAGCCATGCTGAGGTTTTCTTTAATTTAGCAGGATTTCTTTATAATGCAGAAAAACCGAGCtgcactttttttcattaagACCTCAAAAATTAAACGTGTCCTTAAAACTTCTTCACTCTGAATGAAAGTGGAACCATTTCAAGGTGTTTTTAAGCTAACTGGGCGACAGCTTTACTGGTCTGACCCACCTAAAATCAAGCTGGGCTGTGTGTGGTCCATTTCTGCTGCCGTCTCTCTTTATCGCCCTGATTTGACTCAGAAACATCTAAAACTTTATATTCTCATCCAAAACCTGCACAAAGCGCCTCATCATCATAGAGATGTTACATTTTGCTGTCTCACTTCTgcccccacacccccaccctCCAATGGTAGCTGCCATCAGACCAAAAGCAGAAGCGGCCGCGCACACAGAAAGGCAGCGTCTGAGAAACCCAACCCTCCGACGGACGAATGAGTCAAACCGAAGTGAAACTAAAATACGATGAACACGCCCCGATTTCTCCAGCACGTACCTGCACTTTTAACTCGAGCTCTCGGATCTGGTCCTCCTTCAGTTTGATGTCCATTGTTAATTTCTTACACTCTGTTTCTAATTCAGTGATCCGCCTCCGCAGCGTGTCTGTGCACTCCCCTCtgagaacaagaacaacaacaatgagGGGGGAACGACTTCCAAAACCCACAACAAGCCAACAGCCCAGATGTGCACCCACCTGGTTGCTGCTGCTAGTGCTACTGCTCTGGCTGCTGTGGCCTCTTCTaacttctttctcttcttttcctctgcGAGCTGCTTCTCGGCGGCAGCTCGGGCCTCCTGCTCCACTTTGAGCCTCTTCTCCAGCTGGCTCACTGTCTGTTTGTCCTTTTGCTTGGCCTGAACTGCACTGTGGAGCCTGCAGGAGCACACGAACCACAGAGCAGCTCGTTAGCACAACAGGAAGAAAGTGGTGCTTTTTGCATCCGATTAGGATGCACGCTCAACAGGTAGGAGACCAGAGTGTAAGATCCAGGATGCTTGGAACACCCTCCCACTAAAATccaggaaaatggatggatataatCCACTAATGCTTCCCCAACCAAATACTCACggtacatttttttgtttttttttttttttataattaccCTCATTTTATCTATGAAatcacgctctctctctcttcctggcACAAGCGTCAAAAAATTTTAATGAATACTTTTaaagacctaaaaaaaaaatataataataattgaaaGAATAAACTTGAAATTTTGTAGATAGgattctaaaaaaaataaataaaaaagttgtAAATCtaccagaaaaaaagaaaagcaagtttACAACAAACCCCAGCTGTTCTCAAAGACCTTCACAGATCCCAGCAGCACTCACTTGTTCTGCAGCAGCTCGTTCTCCTGCCGCAGCTGACCCAGCTCGGAGCGTATCGAGCGCTCCGCGCTGCCCAGGGAGCCGATCTGGCTGCGCAGGTCCTGCTCCACCTGCCGGCTGGCCTGGAGGTCGGCCTTCAACTTCTTGACATCCTGCTCCAGTCTGTCCCGGCAgacagaggacacacacacacacacacacacacaaaatgattatttttgtaCGTTTTCGTCTGTCCACCACCGCAGTGGATGAACAATATTTATGCTCAAGGTGAAGccaaatccttaaaaaaaaaaaaaaaaaaactccctaaTTTCATGATCTGAAACACCGATTAGATCAGAATAATTTAGTAAAGCCTGTCTGGAGAAACATCCTGCGGCCTCTTACCTAACCAGAGCGTCTGGCTTGCTGAGCTGGTTGTTGGGGATGCAGTTGTCTGTGGGGTCTCTGTGGGAGCCGCCCGACGTCCCTTTCACCGGTAACTTGTGCTTCTTCTCGTTCTTCCCCGCGAACGACGAGGACGACGGCGCGGAGGAGGGCACGCTGCCGTTGGTGGCGCTGTGGCCGCGGGGCGAGGAGTTCAGTGCCGCAGTGTTGCTGCTAGCATTTTTGCAATTTTTGGAGGATGACGacgaggaagaagaagaggaggaattGTTGTCCTCTTTGAGGAACAGGTTCTCTGTGCTGCCCAGCTCTGCGTTCAGTCTCTTGTTGTTCATATGGTTCTCCATATACTCCATCTCCTGGAGTTTAGAGTCCACTGATGATGGCAGGATGCTGTTGctgttatgttgttttttagCCTCCCCACCGCCCCGGCCCTCTTTCCCTTTTTCTCTATATTCTAGCTCCGGCAGTTGTGCCAATGTCTTTTTATTGGCTGGGGCGCCATTCTGTGACACTGGA is part of the Archocentrus centrarchus isolate MPI-CPG fArcCen1 chromosome 22, fArcCen1, whole genome shotgun sequence genome and encodes:
- the maco1b gene encoding macoilin-2; protein product: MKRRNADCSKLRRPLKRNRITEGIYGSTFLYLKFLVVWALVLLADFVLEFRFEYLWPFWLFIRSVYDSFRYQGLAFSVFFVCVAFTSDIICLLFIPVQWLFFAASTYVWVQYVWHTERGVCLPTVSLWILFVYIEAAIRFKDLKNFHVDLCRPFAAHCIGYPVVTLGFGFKSYVSYKMRLRKQKEVQKENEFYMQLLQQALPPEQQMLQRQEREAEEAAAAAKGITEADTPPVSQNGAPANKKTLAQLPELEYREKGKEGRGGGEAKKQHNSNSILPSSVDSKLQEMEYMENHMNNKRLNAELGSTENLFLKEDNNSSSSSSSSSSSKNCKNASSNTAALNSSPRGHSATNGSVPSSAPSSSSFAGKNEKKHKLPVKGTSGGSHRDPTDNCIPNNQLSKPDALVRLEQDVKKLKADLQASRQVEQDLRSQIGSLGSAERSIRSELGQLRQENELLQNKLHSAVQAKQKDKQTVSQLEKRLKVEQEARAAAEKQLAEEKKRKKLEEATAARAVALAAATRGECTDTLRRRITELETECKKLTMDIKLKEDQIRELELKVQELHKYKENEKDTEVLMSALSAMQDKTQHLENSLSAETRIKLDLFSALGDAKRQLEIAQGQILQKDQEIKDLKQKIAEVMAVMPSISYTADTSSMTPVAPHYSSKFMDTNPSSLDPNASVYQPLKK